In Candidatus Desulfatibia profunda, the sequence CGCAGGGAAAACAACATTTGCAACTGAATTTCTTCCAATTGAAGCCGAATGTCTGAATTTCATAAATGTAGATTTGATCGCTCAAGGCCTGTCGCCTTTTCAACCGGACAAAATGGCTGTCGAAGCAGGAAGGTTAATGATTAAGCATATTAACGAATGTGTTAATCGGAGTGAATCCTTTGCTTTTGAAACAACACTTAGCGGCAAGGGGTATATCAATAAAATAAAAAAATGGAAGCCGAAACAATATGAAATCATAATTTATTATCTCAAAATCCCGTCAGTGGAGTTCGCCATTGAACGTGTGAAACTGAGAGTTACCCTAGGTGGCCATAATGTCCCTGAGCAGGACATCATACGTCGATTTGAAAGAAGTTGGACCAACTTTCAACAGATATACAAACCTCTGGCTGACTCATGGATTGTTTTTGACACATCTGGGAACCAGCCTGTTATACTTGACGAATCGGAGAGTTAAAAATGAAAAAACACAATAAGTATGCATTATTAGGGTTAAAGGCTTTAGAGCGGGCCGCTTCAAAAGTCGCAGAAAATGCAAGAAAAAATGGGTATAAAATTCCGGTATGGAAAAATGGGCGTATAGAATATGAAATTCCAGGAATAATCACTGAACAAGGCGCTCAAGCTGACCGCCAACAGCTCGGCGGTTTTTCAAAGTGAATGTTCCGCATAAAGTTTTGTGTTCCCCAAAAGTAGTTAGTGCCCATCCACGAATGGCTCTTTTACGCGATTTCGGCGTTGGGCGCCATGATTTGAATCCTCGAAATAGCCTGCTATTCCTATAGATAATACACTGTTTTTTTAATAAATAGAGTCTTCTCAAAAATTTTCATGAAATATCCGGGCTAGCGAATGTCCGCATGGTATTTCTGTAAAGACTTTACCGTGGCCCCGCCTTTTCTCCGAGCGGCAATGCCTCTGGCCGCCGCCGCCGCCGCCGCGGTTGTGGTAATATAGGAAACGTTGTACTTGATCGCCGCCTTGCGGATATAGGAGTCGTCGTCTTTGCTCTCTTTGCCGCTGGGGGTGTTGATAATCAGCTGAATCTCCCCGTTTTTAATGGCGTCCACAATGTCGGGACGACCGTATCCCAATTTCTTGATCGGCTCTGACTTGATGCCGCGTTCCGCCAGAAAACCAAAGGTGCCGTTGGTCGCCCGGATCCTGAAGCCCATTTCCTGAAAAAGCCTGGCCGGCTCCAGAACGCTCGGTTTATCGCGGTCGGCAACGGTGATCAGGACGGTTCCCTCCACCGGCAGGGACACCCGGGTCGCCTCCTGGGCCTTATAGAACGCCATACCGAAGGAATCCGCCATCCCCAGCACTTCGCCGGTTGAGCGCATCTCCGGTCCCAGCAGCGGGTCCACCTCAGGCAGCATATTAAAAGGAAATACCGCCTCTTTGACACCGAAATGCGGAATCGTTTTTCTCTCGATGCCGATCTCCGCGAGCGTTTTACCCAGCATGACCTGGGTGGCCAGCCGGGCCATGGCGATATTGCATACCTTGGAAACGATCGGCACGGTGCGCGACGCCCGCGGGTTGGCTTCCAGGATGTAAACGGTATCGTTCGCAATGGCGTACTGAACGTTCATCAGACCGACCACGTTGAGTTCGATGGCTATTTTGCGGGTGTACTCGTTGATGGTTTCGATGTGCTTCTGGGGAATGCTGATGGGCGGAATCACGCAGGCAGAGTCCCCGGAATGGATCCCGGCCAGTTCGATATGCTCCATCACCGCCGGGACAAAGGCGTCGGTGCCGTCTGCAATCGCATCGGCCTCGGCCTCGATGGCGTTTTCCAAAAATTTATCGATTAAAATCGGCCGCTCCGGTGAGACTTCCACGGCCGCGGCCACGTAGCGCAGCAGCATCTCCTCGTCCAGAATGATTTCCATGGCACGTCCGCCCAACACATAGGAGGGGCGGACTATCAGCGGATATCCGATCTGTTCGGCG encodes:
- a CDS encoding Zeta toxin family protein, translated to MKKKCYIIAGPNGAGKTTFATEFLPIEAECLNFINVDLIAQGLSPFQPDKMAVEAGRLMIKHINECVNRSESFAFETTLSGKGYINKIKKWKPKQYEIIIYYLKIPSVEFAIERVKLRVTLGGHNVPEQDIIRRFERSWTNFQQIYKPLADSWIVFDTSGNQPVILDESES